AGGCACATGAGGGCGGGACCAAACATCAATTGATTCGCTTGCGCAGTGCTATTGCAGCCTATTATGGAGAACATCAAGGGATGTATCCTACCGATGATTTGTCTTGTCTGGTGCCCAATTACATTGAAGCAATCCCGGTGGCACGTGTGCCCGGGTTTGCGCCTTCGTCTGCTGTATCTGCGGGTTCGTATGAAAATGCCTTTACAAAGACGGGCGGTTGGGTGTACGTCAATGATCCGACCGATCCGCGTTTTGGAGATGTGTTCGTCAATACCGACCGAGAAGACAGCTACGGAAAAGCGTGGCATACCCATTAACCATTTTCCCGTCCTGTAATTAGGACGGGATTTTAATTTAGGAGGATTTATGGACGTATTTGTTTTGTTTTTTGCCGCTTTATTAGGGTTGATTATAGGTAGTTTTCTAAATGTATGTATTTACCGAATTCCACAAAATAAGTCAATTGTGTGGCCTCGTTCCTTTTGTCCAAAATGCGGTAAAACCATTGCGTGGTATGACAATATACCGGTGCTGAGCTATGTGTTGTTGTGGGGAAAAGGTCGTTGTTGCAAAGAGCCGATTTCTTGTCAATATCCTTTAGTAGAATTACTCTCAGCTGTTTTGACGGTACTGTTTGTATGGCGGTGGGGAGTGACGGCGTGGACGGCTGTGGTGTTGACGGTTGTGTATTGTTTGATTATTTTATCCGTGATTGATTTGCAACTCATGATTATTCCGGATCGTTTCTCCTTGGGGCTTATCGTTTTCGGATTGGCAGTTGCCTTCTTAAATCCTTATTTTGAAGGAAGTTTTTGGCATCGTTTTTTGACCAGTTTACTGGGGGCCGGTGTCGGATTTTTCGGCACACTGGCAGTCGCCTTGTTGGGTTGGTTCTTGTTTAAGAAAGAGGCCATGGGCGGTGGAGATGTGAAACTGATGGGCGGTATTGGCGCATTGATCGGTTGGAAAGGGGTGCTGACTACCATTATTTTTGCTTCCGTTTTAGGACTTGTATATTCCGTATTTTTGATGATTTTCAAGGGAAAAGGCCGCGGGGATGCCATTCCGTTCGGGCCTTTTTTGAGTATGGGAGCTTTGATCAATTTGTTCTATTTGGTTACTCCTGAGATGTTGGCCATTCGATTTTAGAAGAGAAAGTGAAAAATAAAAACCGCCTTGGACGGATCGTCTAAGGCGGTTTTTAACTTTATAAAAGTTATTTTTTCAGCCGGTACAAATAATCCGCGGCTTGTTTGAAAGCGTGTGCGCGGTGGCTGATTTGATTCTTCTCGGCGGTAGTCATTTCGGCCAATGTCTGTCCGGTTGTTTTGACTACAAAAATAGGATCGTAACCAAAACCATGTTCCCCGCGGTATTGAGAAGTGATGCTGCCTTCCAGAATTCCTTCAAAACAAGTGGTATTTCCCAAAGGATCTGCCAAACAAGCTACCGTACGAAAACGGGCGGTACGTTGGGGGGGAAGTGCTTTCGTTAATTCTTGCAACAGCTTTTGATTGTTTGCGGCGGCGTCTGCATGTTCTCCTGCATAACGGGCGGTATGCACGCCGGGACGTCCTTGCAGAAAATCTACTTCCAGCCCCGTGTCATCCGATAAGGCCCACATTCCCGCCAGACGCGCGGCATAACACGCTTTTGCGATTGCATTTTGCTCCAGCGTAGTGCCGGTTTCGGGCGGCAGACTTAAACGTAAAATATCTGTTAAGCTAATATATTCAAAAGGTTCACCCGTTTGCATCTTAGCAGGAAGCAAAGCGGTAATTTCTTTTAATTTATGAACATTACTGGTGGCGATTAATATTTGCATATTTATTTCTTTTCCATCTGAGCTACGTGACGTACTAAATTCAAAGCTACCACATAGGCGTTATACATATCTTCCTCACTCAGCCATTCTGTGAAGGAGTGCGGATTGTTTTGCCCTGTGAACACCGTGTACCCGCCGAACCCGTGTTTGGCCATAATCATGGCTGAGGTGGTGCCGGCGCGTTCTTTTTTAAAATTAGGCGTGACTTTGGATGCTTGGAAAACACGTTCCGTAAGGTCTTTTGCATCGGTTTTCACACCATTTGCTACGTTATCATATTGTAGTATGATTTTGTAGTCTACTGCAACATCGTATCTCAATTGGGCTTCCAAAACTGCCGTTGCTAAACGCTGGTGCCATTTCTCACCTTCGGCGCGGTCAAAATAGCGCACACGGTAATCTGTGGTAACAGAGTTGTTTTTTGCATTATAAATGGGATGATGCGGTTCAATATATCCTTTGTCTCCGGAGCTGTAATTGGGCAAATTTTCCCGCAAAGCAAATTGGTTGGTAATATAAGAGGCAGGAGCCAAGGCATTACGGTATCCGTTGCTGGCAGCATAGGATTGATGCCCGGGAACGCCGTACACCGTGACCAAAATTTTTTCAGCCGTAAAATTTTCTACAATTACTTCTCCGTCCACGCCGGCATCAAAATCAAAAGCATAATCCGGATGATAGTATTGCAATTCCAGGCGTTCTGCGCTACGACCTATATCTTCGTTGGGAGTAATTACAATGTCGATAGGCCCGTGCTGAATAGTTGGATTTTCGGCCAAGGTTTTAAGTAGAGTGTATACAATCACTACACCGGCTTTGTCATCGGCCCCCAAATTGGTGGTACCGTCGGAAGTGACAATGGTTTTGCCAATCATATTTTTCAAATAAGGGTTTGACTCTACATCAATTATGTGATTGTTTTTCAAGACGATAGGTTGGCCGTCATATTTTTTAATTACTTGCGGTTGTATATTGCGTCCATTGATGTCCGGCGTAGTGTCATAGTGAGCACTAATACCCAGTACCGGTGCTTTGTGATCTTTTAGATTGGAAGGAATGTTTACATAGATATACTTATCGGCGGAGAAATGGGTCGGAAAACCGAAAATTTTGATGTCTTCGTACAATACTCGTGCCATTTCCTCTTGTCCCGGTGTCATCCATTGGGCATCATTGTCCTCACTCATGCTGTCTATTTTGGCATATTTGACAAACTGAGGAATCATTTGTGCACGGTATGCAGACGGATTGAAGGATTTCGCAACAGCTATATTGACGGAACACAGTAATACTAGTACGGATAAAACAGAAATTAATTTTTTCATAAATTCTCCTGTAAACGGCGCTCTAAAGCAAATCCAGCAGGATGTATTACCAGTATTTTATGTAATGTTCTTTTCCATCCGCAAGGGCCAAAAGACCTATCCGTTTTCTGGGCCTGCCCCCGTGGATGGTTAGCGGGCAAACTCCGCCGGGGTGGTGGCCAGTGTTATAGCTGAGCGTAAAGAGGCCTCCATGACATCCACATCGGCGTATTCTTTCGAAGTGCCTGCATTAAATACTCCGGTAAATAAACTCAGAGTAGGAAGCCCTTTAAGAGATAAAATAGCCGCATCGGAAGTATCTCTTAGAGCCGTTTGCTTGGGCTGTATTTCTTCTTGTCTGAATGTTTTTTCCGTATGAAGGATAAATTTTTTCGGTAAAGCGGTGCGGATATTTTGAAATTGATCCTGAAAGGACAGAGAAGACCCTGCCTGTTTGGGATACATGGCTTTAATTGTATTAAAGGCATTGGTAACGTTTTGTGAAAGTTCTTTAATTCCATCCGATGTAAAAGAGCGGATTTCGCCAATCAGCGTAGTGGTATCTTGTTGTGTGTTGGACTGTGTGACGGCAATATATCCCTGTCGTTGCGCGGTGCTTTCCGGACGGTATTGACGGGGCAACAACGTGTAAAAATCCGCTGCCATTAATAAATTGTCCGTGTAGGAAGAATGTAGCGCTTGGCCTAAAGGAATTTGTCTGTTTCCGGTAAATGTAATGGTAAATTGGCGGCCGGAAAAAGTATCCGTTACATATTCTCCGATATTTCCGCCCTCCATCATATAAGCATATGACACGTTCCAATCAGCGGGGGAAATCTGTTGGGCGGCCGCATGAGAAATGCCATCCGGTAAAAACACCAGTAAAATGCGGCCATGTTCTATGGAGGGATTTCCCAATAGATAATCGGCCAGCGTTATCAAGATGGATAAACCATTTTTGGACTGTGCGCCCAGTGGAGCAGTGCTCGACGAGGTAATCAGATCATGTCCGTGTGCTTGTAATAAATGCGGATTGTTACTTTCTTCTAAGAGGACATCTTTTGACAGTTTCAGATTGCCTCCCTTATATTTGGTGTGCAGCTGAGGATGTCTGTCCGCTAGCGGAGTATCCAGGTGTGCCACAAAGGCCATGGCCGGCCAATTAGTAGCAGAAGTGGCGGGAATTTCAGCCGATACAATTCCTGTTTTGCTCACTTGCACTTTACTAGCTCCTATGTGTTTTAATTCTTTGGCCAGCACTTTTGCAAAAGACAATTGCTCTTTGGAGGAAGGGACTGTATTTTTTGCAGGGTCAGAATGACTGTCTATCTCGGCATATTTTAACAAACGATCTGCCAGCGCAGTTTTAGCGGCTTGCTTATCGTAGCGCATAATGGCTTTCCAAGAGTTAGTTTGTGCCTGAATCGATAGGGCCAGGCACATCGTACATAAAATACTCAAAAATAAACGCATAGTAGCTCCTTAATTAAAAGGGCCGGCACTAGGCCAGCCCTTATCTGTGTTACGCTAAATCTGCCAAAGCCGCTTGGGCTTGTGCAAGGGCTGTTTGGGCCGCGGTTAATTCAGCTTTGGTTTTATCAATTTGTGCTTGGGGCGCATGCTTGATAAAATTTTCCTGAGATAATCTGGCTTGACGGGAAGCGATATTAGCTTGCGCCGCGGCAATTTCTTTTTCCAAACGTTTTTGCTCTTTGGCAAAATCGATTAGACCGGTCAAGGGTATATAAATAGCTAATTTACCAAACGTGGCCGTAGCGGTTTGCTTGGGTTTAGCCAGCCCAATTCCTGCCTGTAATTGTTCCACCTTAGACATCAGCTCAATGTAGTTTGTATACTCGCGAACAGTTTGTAAATCCGCTTCTTCTTGAGCAGATATCAAGGCTTTAATTTTGAGCCCCGGCGGTACATTAAACTGCGCACGGATAGTGCGGATTTCTTTGGTAATTCCTTGAATTGTTTCCATTTTTTGCACTGCTTCCGGTGCCAGTAAAGCCGGTTCAAAAGCAGGATAAGATTGCTGCAATAAGAACTCCTCTTTTTCATTTACGTATGGACGTAAACTGGCGGCAATCTCTTCGGTGATAAAGGGAATAAGCGGATGCAAAGCCTTTAAGGTGCCGTACAAGATATTAACACACAAAGCCATGACATATTCTTTTTCTTGTGTTTGAAAACGTTGTTTGGCCAACTCAATGTACCAGTCACAGAAATCACCCCACAAGAAGTGATACAGAGTGGTGGCGGTTAAGGCCAAATTATATTTTTCAATGCCTTCACGGGCCGTTTTAATGGCGGTAGTATAGCGATCTAAAATCCATTGGTCGGCTAATTCCTTGGCCTGCGTAGGCATTGCCAAGGGGCCTTTAATGCCTTCCATATTCATTAAGATAAAGCGGGAAGCATTATAGATTTTATTGCAAAAGTTACGAGCACCGGTGATGCTTTCTTCAGCATACGGAATATCTTTACCGGGGACCGCTTGCATGAGTAATGAAAAGCGGACCGCATCGGTGCCATATTTAGCCGTCATATCCAACGGATCAATAACGTTTCCTTTGGATTTAGACATTTTCTGCCCGCTTTTATCACGCACAATTCCGTTGAGAAATACGTCCTTAAAGGGTAGTTCTCCTTTGAATTCCAGTCCCATCATCACCATGCGTGCTACCCATAGATACAAAATTTCATATCCGGTCACCATAGAGGTGGTGGGGTAGAAATAAGATAATTCTTTTGTTTCTTCCGGCCAACCGAAAACGGACATCGGCCATAACGCAGATGAAAACCAGGTATCTAGTACATCAGGGTCTTGTACAAAGTCAGTACCTCCGCAATGCGGACATTTTTCAGGGGCATGGAAGGATACAATTGGTTGTGCACCGTCTTCAAAAGACACTTTGGTCAATTGTTCGTGCCCTTGCTGGTCTGTTACAAAGGTAAGACCTTTTTCGCTGCAGTGACGGCAATACCACACGGGAATGCGGTGTCCCCACCAAATCTGACGAGAAATACACCAGTCTTGTATGTTTTTGAGCCAATTGACAAAAGGAGCTTTCCAATTAGCCGGATGAAATTGTAATTGGCCGGATTCTGCGGCCGCAATAGCCGGTGCGGCTAATTTATCCATTTTCACAAACCATTGCTCACTCATAAACGGTTCAATGGTATTGTGACAACGGTAACAAGTGGAAACGGCATTGTTATATTTTTCTTCCTTCACCAACAGGCCCGCTTCATCCAAATCTTTTACAGTTTCTTTCCGGCAAGCGTCCCGGTCCATGCCGATATATTTTTCGGGACAATTAATCATCTTGCCTTTATCATTGATAACCGTCAAGATGGGTAAGTTATGACGTTGGCCTACTTCGTAGTCGGTGGCATCGTGGGCGGGAGTAATTTTCAAAGCACCCGTACCAAATTCTAACTCTACCGCTTCATCAGCAATAATGGGAATGGCGCGGTTAGCCAGCGGAATAATCACTTTTTTACCTACCATATTTTTATAGCGTTCATCTTTGGGATTGACCGCAATGGCCGCATCGGCAAAAATAGTTTCCGGTCGGGTAGTTGCAATTACAATACCGTCGGAACCATCCTCTCCTTTGTAGCGCAGATGCCACAGTTTTCCGGCGTGTTGTTCATGTTCTACTTCAATATCAGACAGCGCGGTGGAACAGCGTACGCACCAATTGATTAGACGTTTCCCACGATAAATATAGCCTTTTTCCCACAAACGTTTGAAACATTCATAAACAGATTGAGCACGTTTTTCATCCATGGTAAAGCGGATGTTTTCAGGAGATAAATCCAAACTCCAGCCCATTTTTTTGAATTGATTAAAAATGGCATTGCCGCATTCGTTGTATCAATCCCACACGGTTTTTACAAATTCTTCACGTCCTAAATCATGACGGGATTTGTGTTGCTCTTTGGCTAATTTTTTTTCAATAACGTTTTGAGTGGCGATACCGCCATGGTCGGTGCCGGGTACCCAATAGGCTTCTTGTCCAAACATGCGGTGTGCCCGAATTAAACTGTCTTGCAACGTGTCGTTAAGTGCATGGCCCATATGCAGAGCACCGGTAATATTGGGGGGCGGAATAACAATTACAAAGGGTTTTTTGGCCGGATCTACTTTAGCTTTGAAAAGTTGTGCTTTTTGCCATTTGTCGATTAATTTTTGTTCTACTTCTTGTGGTTCGTACGCTTTGGGTAACATAAATTTTCCTTGGTTTTGAAATTGCGTGATGTGACTTCACGCGTAACCTATATATATTTTACTATTTTGTGAGGCAAGTTTGTTATAGTGGTAGAACTGGCTAAATATGTTATAATCTAACAAACTAGTAGTACATACAATTTGAAGATTATTTGTTGAAGCACGGGGGAAGCCCGTGCTAAGCGA
The Elusimicrobiaceae bacterium DNA segment above includes these coding regions:
- a CDS encoding type II secretion system protein yields the protein MKKGFTAIEIVVTVVLFSVLLFVTVPKFISLVHKAHEGGTKHQLIRLRSAIAAYYGEHQGMYPTDDLSCLVPNYIEAIPVARVPGFAPSSAVSAGSYENAFTKTGGWVYVNDPTDPRFGDVFVNTDREDSYGKAWHTH
- the rdgB gene encoding RdgB/HAM1 family non-canonical purine NTP pyrophosphatase, whose translation is MQILIATSNVHKLKEITALLPAKMQTGEPFEYISLTDILRLSLPPETGTTLEQNAIAKACYAARLAGMWALSDDTGLEVDFLQGRPGVHTARYAGEHADAAANNQKLLQELTKALPPQRTARFRTVACLADPLGNTTCFEGILEGSITSQYRGEHGFGYDPIFVVKTTGQTLAEMTTAEKNQISHRAHAFKQAADYLYRLKK
- a CDS encoding prepilin peptidase is translated as MDVFVLFFAALLGLIIGSFLNVCIYRIPQNKSIVWPRSFCPKCGKTIAWYDNIPVLSYVLLWGKGRCCKEPISCQYPLVELLSAVLTVLFVWRWGVTAWTAVVLTVVYCLIILSVIDLQLMIIPDRFSLGLIVFGLAVAFLNPYFEGSFWHRFLTSLLGAGVGFFGTLAVALLGWFLFKKEAMGGGDVKLMGGIGALIGWKGVLTTIIFASVLGLVYSVFLMIFKGKGRGDAIPFGPFLSMGALINLFYLVTPEMLAIRF
- the pepT gene encoding tripeptide aminopeptidase PepT, coding for MRLFLSILCTMCLALSIQAQTNSWKAIMRYDKQAAKTALADRLLKYAEIDSHSDPAKNTVPSSKEQLSFAKVLAKELKHIGASKVQVSKTGIVSAEIPATSATNWPAMAFVAHLDTPLADRHPQLHTKYKGGNLKLSKDVLLEESNNPHLLQAHGHDLITSSSTAPLGAQSKNGLSILITLADYLLGNPSIEHGRILLVFLPDGISHAAAQQISPADWNVSYAYMMEGGNIGEYVTDTFSGRQFTITFTGNRQIPLGQALHSSYTDNLLMAADFYTLLPRQYRPESTAQRQGYIAVTQSNTQQDTTTLIGEIRSFTSDGIKELSQNVTNAFNTIKAMYPKQAGSSLSFQDQFQNIRTALPKKFILHTEKTFRQEEIQPKQTALRDTSDAAILSLKGLPTLSLFTGVFNAGTSKEYADVDVMEASLRSAITLATTPAEFAR
- a CDS encoding class I tRNA ligase family protein, with translation MLPKAYEPQEVEQKLIDKWQKAQLFKAKVDPAKKPFVIVIPPPNITGALHMGHALNDTLQDSLIRAHRMFGQEAYWVPGTDHGGIATQNVIEKKLAKEQHKSRHDLGREEFVKTVWD
- a CDS encoding valine--tRNA ligase, which gives rise to MGWSLDLSPENIRFTMDEKRAQSVYECFKRLWEKGYIYRGKRLINWCVRCSTALSDIEVEHEQHAGKLWHLRYKGEDGSDGIVIATTRPETIFADAAIAVNPKDERYKNMVGKKVIIPLANRAIPIIADEAVELEFGTGALKITPAHDATDYEVGQRHNLPILTVINDKGKMINCPEKYIGMDRDACRKETVKDLDEAGLLVKEEKYNNAVSTCYRCHNTIEPFMSEQWFVKMDKLAAPAIAAAESGQLQFHPANWKAPFVNWLKNIQDWCISRQIWWGHRIPVWYCRHCSEKGLTFVTDQQGHEQLTKVSFEDGAQPIVSFHAPEKCPHCGGTDFVQDPDVLDTWFSSALWPMSVFGWPEETKELSYFYPTTSMVTGYEILYLWVARMVMMGLEFKGELPFKDVFLNGIVRDKSGQKMSKSKGNVIDPLDMTAKYGTDAVRFSLLMQAVPGKDIPYAEESITGARNFCNKIYNASRFILMNMEGIKGPLAMPTQAKELADQWILDRYTTAIKTAREGIEKYNLALTATTLYHFLWGDFCDWYIELAKQRFQTQEKEYVMALCVNILYGTLKALHPLIPFITEEIAASLRPYVNEKEEFLLQQSYPAFEPALLAPEAVQKMETIQGITKEIRTIRAQFNVPPGLKIKALISAQEEADLQTVREYTNYIELMSKVEQLQAGIGLAKPKQTATATFGKLAIYIPLTGLIDFAKEQKRLEKEIAAAQANIASRQARLSQENFIKHAPQAQIDKTKAELTAAQTALAQAQAALADLA
- the pepT gene encoding tripeptide aminopeptidase PepT — translated: MKKLISVLSVLVLLCSVNIAVAKSFNPSAYRAQMIPQFVKYAKIDSMSEDNDAQWMTPGQEEMARVLYEDIKIFGFPTHFSADKYIYVNIPSNLKDHKAPVLGISAHYDTTPDINGRNIQPQVIKKYDGQPIVLKNNHIIDVESNPYLKNMIGKTIVTSDGTTNLGADDKAGVVIVYTLLKTLAENPTIQHGPIDIVITPNEDIGRSAERLELQYYHPDYAFDFDAGVDGEVIVENFTAEKILVTVYGVPGHQSYAASNGYRNALAPASYITNQFALRENLPNYSSGDKGYIEPHHPIYNAKNNSVTTDYRVRYFDRAEGEKWHQRLATAVLEAQLRYDVAVDYKIILQYDNVANGVKTDAKDLTERVFQASKVTPNFKKERAGTTSAMIMAKHGFGGYTVFTGQNNPHSFTEWLSEEDMYNAYVVALNLVRHVAQMEKK